Proteins from one Acanthopagrus latus isolate v.2019 chromosome 18, fAcaLat1.1, whole genome shotgun sequence genomic window:
- the bcorl1 gene encoding BCL-6 corepressor-like protein 1 isoform X5 — MESAILPRHVSTAVSNISLYYKENTHLTDSATPEACCVKETPMQVDPTLMNVGDGGTVSREISAPNKASASMVGNPPQTLPPEFRGDVTLSQQNKTTPTTDCKTAKACLDTSNYNHSPELSPPQQPNNAPMSGSALSSSEKRADKRAEAPKHKADGAGVFPAPQWSSGVKVSHEDSLSPCHSNVTTSKKSHPQTQSVQSVPPGFQCSTMFKPVQPVAFLPSTNFSSPLCKITLPPALGQIAALREATASQFQKEIQPQSSGVGGTPHMRTYPYPFSVGRTPAAEKKAGTSKLKSNHSSNKNTKSVGEHKSLASVVASPAIALPLQHPSLTSAAPTCYTLSPTAAICCGSALASLTSQSRLLNHVEKGNSIDKTNAGSLKTTPPSASEDHTACSAELRDVPLDLSAKSKRPKCLSDPPVTTIDPHNKELNQRDFVNSKRTHSTTYSSAVQYPVLPNTHRNGSHQKQINRPQNHQVPEPKPSWGKGSPQDPIKNIPGTYVGVASPILASTLRGKDGKGTFADEFQSFAKQEFISIIDQGEHLASGGKKPSCLMKGNHHAHSVKHVKNTSTAITKNCPSKGALTTALTSSPNAQIHPKSGPGKTAVPYSTTVVNPAWQQPPHLANQASSVQRKITQGSPKTKGTAVTDGSKFQSAHHSPSKPEDDKWERIKSPLSNLASIVKQQALETTALTGEGNTQASPVAPRKVDALTGSQDPQSKHASTFEYPPYWSVEKWPGVPSQGDSTQATKRHERTNATEPLENKSELNTSQGEDLGLQVKQGSSKPAGQSNILVSNASTNGNRMESKLAQVLEGGVSKKESGASDSPPSDKLEGMVAAILTGQCAGGGDKFEKKTNGTKEESPTKAKAAAIKKEKKTSPKKPPKEKSPTGPSKKAAGKKKKDTEKKTPTKVSCQNKQKRQCAPVPEPSLTAGKLPPHTKETTPRDKISYGKVDQPTRNKPVTDSGSGPRREETPASLDSAAVPNKETEATESSFPRLRRGRRRADEARLDLWGFATPSPPPPPMPPPPAASLPPSPTPSQPTRRPRGRPRSNPLPQRGFQGKGKAARADGESPANKKRRRCRSKKYQTGEYITEKDKLEDGEHLQGSDSQRQDGGVPADPRADQCPSPAASSPEPPPRRSSFTRSGTVRYQESEEVSPEGNDKPSGKRKFKSKHLSDNDDQKIKTKRSSLGKRGASVAPDDDGADAKRTASPPPAPKTLPSSPPNKKGTSGKSSGSESPSKRPVPPEVRRLIVNKNAGETLLQRAARLGYQDVVQYCLEKDIREVNRRDNAGYTALHEASSRGWTQIVQMLLKHGADVNCSAQDGTRPLHDAVASDNLPIVWLLLNHGADPTLATYSGHTPVKLAHSPSMKTFLTEYFTDLEGRKEQDPTLHWDFYSSSLFETDQEPCWDFLLSEENQELEENTAGKTDPDLEKDSLLFEFSSEPLLPCYHVQVSLTQGFCNWFLLTDVLKRLKMSARIFRARYPHLEVVSLPPAELWKQVSVSQVSSALVSPYRGKRKEEDSKEEEEEGLVDLVRCVPELQRLLGSSIHILQEDEEEEEEEEEEETPRSTGKPRCR; from the exons catATCACTGTATTATaaggaaaacacacacctgacgGACTCAGCTACCCCTGAGGCATGTTGTGTTAAAGAAACACCTATgcag GTGGATCCTACACTAATGAATGTAGGGGATGGAGGCACGGTGAGCAGAGAGATCAGTGCTCCAAATAAAGCGTCTGCTAGCATGGTGGGAAATCCCCCCCAGACGCTACCCCCTGAGTTTAGAGGAGATGTTACGCTCAGTCAGCAAAACAAGACCACTCCAACAACAGACTGTAAGACAGCAAAAGCCTGCCTGGACACTAGCAATTACAACCACAGCCCTGAGCTTTCTCCACCTCAACAGCCCAACAATGCACCGATGTCCGGCTCGGCCCTCAGCAGCTCAGAGAAGAGAGCAGACAAAAGGGCAGAGGCCCCTAAACACAAAGCCGATGGTGCTGGGGTCTTCCCCGCTCCTCAGTGGTCAAGTGGCGTAAAAGTCAGCCACGAGGACTCGCTCAGCCCCTGTCACAGCAATGTGACAACCAGTAAGAAATCCCACCCGCAAACACAGTCCGTGCAAAGTGTTCCACCTGGGTTTCAGTGCTCCACCATGTTTAAACCAGTCCAGCCCGTTGCCTTCCTTCCCTCCACTaatttttcttcccctctttgTAAAATCACTCTTCCACCAGCATTGGGTCAGATTGCAGCGCTGAGAGAAGCCACAGCCAGTCAGTTTCAGAAGGAAATCCAGCCTCAAAGCTCAGGTGTCGGAGGGACACCTCACATGCGGACCTATCCCTACCCGTTCTCTGTGGGCCGGACTCCAGCGGCCGAGAAAAAAGCAGGCACGTCGAAACTCAAATCAAACCATTCGTCTAATAAGAACACCAAATCTGTGGGAGAGCATAAGTCTTTAGCCTCTGTGGTAGCCTCACCAGCTATTGCCCTACCATTGCAGCACCCGTCATTAACTTCTGCAGCACCCACCTGCTACACGCTGTCTCCCACTGCTGCCATTTGCTGTGGCTCGGCGCTGGCCAGCCTCACTTCTCAGAGCAGACTGCTGAACCATGTGGAGAAAGGCAACAGCATAGACAAGACAAACGCAGGCTCTCTTAAAACAACACCTCCCTCGGCATCAGAGGACCACACGGCTTGCTCAGCTGAGCTGAGAGATGTACCTCTTGATTTGTCCGCCAAATCAAAACGTCCAAAATGCTTAAGTGACCCTCCAGTTACAACTATTGATCCTCATAATAAAGAACTGAATCAGCGAGATTTTGTGAACTCAAAGAGGACTCACTCTACAACTTATAGTTCAGCTGTGCAATACCCTGTCTTACCCAACACCCACAGAAATGGTTCTCatcaaaagcaaataaacaggCCTCAGAACCACCAGGTCCCAGAGCCCAAACCAAGCTGGGGTAAGGGATCTCCACAGGACCCCATCAAAAACATCCCTGGAACTTACGTTGGTGTTGCTAGCCCCATACTGGCTTCTACTCTACGGGGCAAAGATGGAAAAGGGACTTTTGCGGATGAATTTCAGAGTTTTGCAAAGCAGGAGTTTATATCTATAATCGACCAAGGAGAACATCTGGCCTCAGGGGGAAAGAAGCCATCCTGTCTGATGAAGGGCAACCATCATGCTCACAGTGTCAAGCATGTTAAAAACACCAGCACAGCCATTACTAAGAATTGTCCCTCTAAAGGAGCCCTAACGACTGCCCTGACGAGCTCTCCCAACGCTCAGATTCATCCGAAATCTGGACCTGGCAAAACGGCAGTGCCATACTCGACCACTGTTGTCAACCCAGCTTGGCAACAGCCGCCTCATCTGGCGAACCAAGCCTCGTCCGTTCAGAGAAAAATCACACAAGGATCTCCAAAGACCAAAGGCACCGCAGTGACGGATGGATCTAAGTTCCAGAGTGCCCATCACAGCCCGTCCAAACCTGAGGATGATAAGTGGGAGAGAATCAAGTCTCCCCTGTCGAACCTTGCGTCCATCGTAAAGCAGCAAGCTCTCGAAACAACAGCACTGACAGGCGAGGGTAATACTCAAGCTTCGCCTGTGGCACCGAGAAAAGTTGATGCTCTGACTGGGAGCCAAGACCCCCAATCTAAACATGCATCCACCTTTGAATACCCACCGTACTGGTCTGTGGAAAAATGGCCTGGTGTGCCATCTCAAGGGGATTCAACTCAAGCAACGAAGAGACACGAGAGGACGAACGCCACCGAGCCTTTGGAGAATAAATCAGAGTTAAACACCAGTCAGGGAGAAGATTTGGGACTACAAGTGAAGCAGGGCTCCTCAAAACCTGCTGGCCAGTCTAATATCTTAGTTAGCAATGCATCAACAAACGGTAACAGGATGGAGAGCAAACTAGCCCAGGTGTTAGAGGGGGGGGTATCGAAGAAAGAAAGTGGGGCATCAGACAGTCCTCCCAGTGACAAATTGGAGGGCATGGTTGCGGCTATTCTAACAGGCCAGTGTGCCGGGGGAGGCGACAAGTtcgagaaaaaaacaaatggaaccAAAGAGGAGTCGCCGACCAAAGCGAAAGCTGCTgccatcaaaaaagaaaagaaaaccagccCCAAGAAGCCCCCGAAGGAGAAGTCGCCAACGGGCCCGTCGAAGAAGGCtgcaggaaagaagaagaaagacacagaaaaaaagactccaACCAAAGTGTCTTGTCAGAATAAG CAGAAGAGACAATGTGCACCTGTGCCGGAGCCGAGCCTAACAGCGGGAAAACTTCCTCCGCACACTAAAGAGACGACTCCAAGGGACAAGATCAGTTACGGCAAGGTTGATCAACCAACCCGCAACAAACCGG TTACAGATAGCGGCAGCGGTCCTCGCCGTGAAGAGACTCCAGCGTCTCTTGATAGCGCTGCTGTTCCCAATAAGGAGACCGAAGCGACAGAGAGCTCTTTCCCAAGACTGAGGAGAGGACGGCGGCGAGCTGATGAGGCTCGACTCGACCTCTGGGGCTTTGCAACCccttcccctccacccccaccgatgcctcctccccctgcagctTCTCTTCCACCCTCTCCGACTCCCAGCCAACCCACCCGCCGTCCGAGAGGGAGGCCCCGCTCAAACCCCCTGCCACAGCGCGGGTTTCAGGGCAAGGGCAAGGCAGCCCGCGCCGACGGTGAATCGCCCGCCAATAAGAAACGCCGGCGATGTCGCAGCAAAAAGTATCAGACTGGGGAGTACATCACTGAGAAAGACAAGCTGGAAGATGGAGAGCACCTCCAAGGGTCGGACTCCCAGAGACAGGACGGTGGTGTCCCAGCAG ATCCACGGGCGGATCAGTGTCCGAGTCCCGCTGCCTCCAGTCCCGAGCCGCCTCCTCGGAGGTCCTCGTTCACCCGCTCGGGGACGGTCCGCTACCAGGAGAGCGAGGAGGTCTCGCCAGAGGGCAACGACAAGCCGTCCGGGAAGAGGAAGTTCAAAAGCAAACACTTAAGTGACAACGACGATCAGAAG aTTAAGACCAAACGCAGCAGCCTGGGCAAGCGTGGTGCCTCAGTTGCTCCGGATGATGACGGTGCTGATGCAAAGAGAACAGCAAGCCCTCCACCGGCTCCAAAAACTTTGCCGTCGTCACCTCCGAATAAGAAAGGCACGTCTGGAAAAAGCAGCGGGTCAGAGTCTCCATCCAAGAGGCCTGTCCCCCCAGAGGTCCGGCGCCTGATTGTTAATAAGAATGCCGGGGAGACGTTGCTGCAGCGTGCCGCACGTTTGGGCTATCAG gatgTCGTTCAGTACTGTCTCGAGAAGGACATCAGGGAGGTCAATCGGCGGGATAATGCCGGGTACACTGCTCTCCACGAGGCGTCCTCTCGAGGCTGGACTCAGATTGTCCAGATGCTGCTGAAACACGGGGCCGATGTCAACTGTAGCGCCCAGGACGGAACACG GCCCCTTCATGACGCAGTAGCGAGCGATAACCTTCCGATCGTCTGGTTGCTCCTGAACCACGGTGCGGACCCGACCCTGGCTACCTACTCTGGACACACACCGGTGAAACTGGCTCACAGCCCGAGCATGAAGACCTTCCTCACAG aataTTTCACAGACCTGGAAGGACGGAAGGAACAGGATCCCACTTTACACTGGGATTTCTACAGCAGCTCCCTGTTTG AGACCGACCAGGAGCCCTGCTGGGACTTCCTGCTGtctgaggagaaccaggagctggaggagaacacGGCGGGGAAGACGGACCCGGACCTGGAAAAAGACAGTCTTCTGTTTGAGTTCTCCTCCGAGCCGCTGCTACCCTGCTACCACGTCCAGGTGTCGTTGACCCAGGG CTTTTGCAACTGGTTCCTCCTGACAGACGTCCTGAAGCGCCTCAAGATGTCGGCGCGGATCTTCCGGGCTCGTTACCCGCACCTGGAGGTGGTGAGCCTGCCGCCCGCTGAGCTCTGGAAGCAGGTGTCGGTGAGCCAGGTGAGCTCGGCTCTGGTGTCACCCTACAGAGGCAAACGcaaggaggaggacagcaaggaagaggaggaggaaggactTGTGGATCTGGTGCGATGTGTACCAGAGCTCCAGAGACTACTGGGCTCCTCCATTCACATCCtacaggaggacgaggaggaggaagaggaggaggaggaggaggagacgccGAGGAGCACAGGGAAGCCTCGCTGCCGATAG
- the bcorl1 gene encoding BCL-6 corepressor-like protein 1 isoform X1 — translation MERLLCYGVRHFASPCFYSCNISLYYKENTHLTDSATPEACCVKETPMQVDPTLMNVGDGGTVSREISAPNKASASMVGNPPQTLPPEFRGDVTLSQQNKTTPTTDCKTAKACLDTSNYNHSPELSPPQQPNNAPMSGSALSSSEKRADKRAEAPKHKADGAGVFPAPQWSSGVKVSHEDSLSPCHSNVTTSKKSHPQTQSVQSVPPGFQCSTMFKPVQPVAFLPSTNFSSPLCKITLPPALGQIAALREATASQFQKEIQPQSSGVGGTPHMRTYPYPFSVGRTPAAEKKAGTSKLKSNHSSNKNTKSVGEHKSLASVVASPAIALPLQHPSLTSAAPTCYTLSPTAAICCGSALASLTSQSRLLNHVEKGNSIDKTNAGSLKTTPPSASEDHTACSAELRDVPLDLSAKSKRPKCLSDPPVTTIDPHNKELNQRDFVNSKRTHSTTYSSAVQYPVLPNTHRNGSHQKQINRPQNHQVPEPKPSWGKGSPQDPIKNIPGTYVGVASPILASTLRGKDGKGTFADEFQSFAKQEFISIIDQGEHLASGGKKPSCLMKGNHHAHSVKHVKNTSTAITKNCPSKGALTTALTSSPNAQIHPKSGPGKTAVPYSTTVVNPAWQQPPHLANQASSVQRKITQGSPKTKGTAVTDGSKFQSAHHSPSKPEDDKWERIKSPLSNLASIVKQQALETTALTGEGNTQASPVAPRKVDALTGSQDPQSKHASTFEYPPYWSVEKWPGVPSQGDSTQATKRHERTNATEPLENKSELNTSQGEDLGLQVKQGSSKPAGQSNILVSNASTNGNRMESKLAQVLEGGVSKKESGASDSPPSDKLEGMVAAILTGQCAGGGDKFEKKTNGTKEESPTKAKAAAIKKEKKTSPKKPPKEKSPTGPSKKAAGKKKKDTEKKTPTKVSCQNKQKRQCAPVPEPSLTAGKLPPHTKETTPRDKISYGKVDQPTRNKPVTDSGSGPRREETPASLDSAAVPNKETEATESSFPRLRRGRRRADEARLDLWGFATPSPPPPPMPPPPAASLPPSPTPSQPTRRPRGRPRSNPLPQRGFQGKGKAARADGESPANKKRRRCRSKKYQTGEYITEKDKLEDGEHLQGSDSQRQDGGVPADPRADQCPSPAASSPEPPPRRSSFTRSGTVRYQESEEVSPEGNDKPSGKRKFKSKHLSDNDDQKIKTKRSSLGKRGASVAPDDDGADAKRTASPPPAPKTLPSSPPNKKGTSGKSSGSESPSKRPVPPEVRRLIVNKNAGETLLQRAARLGYQDVVQYCLEKDIREVNRRDNAGYTALHEASSRGWTQIVQMLLKHGADVNCSAQDGTRPLHDAVASDNLPIVWLLLNHGADPTLATYSGHTPVKLAHSPSMKTFLTEYFTDLEGRKEQDPTLHWDFYSSSLFETDQEPCWDFLLSEENQELEENTAGKTDPDLEKDSLLFEFSSEPLLPCYHVQVSLTQGFCNWFLLTDVLKRLKMSARIFRARYPHLEVVSLPPAELWKQVSVSQVSSALVSPYRGKRKEEDSKEEEEEGLVDLVRCVPELQRLLGSSIHILQEDEEEEEEEEEEETPRSTGKPRCR, via the exons catATCACTGTATTATaaggaaaacacacacctgacgGACTCAGCTACCCCTGAGGCATGTTGTGTTAAAGAAACACCTATgcag GTGGATCCTACACTAATGAATGTAGGGGATGGAGGCACGGTGAGCAGAGAGATCAGTGCTCCAAATAAAGCGTCTGCTAGCATGGTGGGAAATCCCCCCCAGACGCTACCCCCTGAGTTTAGAGGAGATGTTACGCTCAGTCAGCAAAACAAGACCACTCCAACAACAGACTGTAAGACAGCAAAAGCCTGCCTGGACACTAGCAATTACAACCACAGCCCTGAGCTTTCTCCACCTCAACAGCCCAACAATGCACCGATGTCCGGCTCGGCCCTCAGCAGCTCAGAGAAGAGAGCAGACAAAAGGGCAGAGGCCCCTAAACACAAAGCCGATGGTGCTGGGGTCTTCCCCGCTCCTCAGTGGTCAAGTGGCGTAAAAGTCAGCCACGAGGACTCGCTCAGCCCCTGTCACAGCAATGTGACAACCAGTAAGAAATCCCACCCGCAAACACAGTCCGTGCAAAGTGTTCCACCTGGGTTTCAGTGCTCCACCATGTTTAAACCAGTCCAGCCCGTTGCCTTCCTTCCCTCCACTaatttttcttcccctctttgTAAAATCACTCTTCCACCAGCATTGGGTCAGATTGCAGCGCTGAGAGAAGCCACAGCCAGTCAGTTTCAGAAGGAAATCCAGCCTCAAAGCTCAGGTGTCGGAGGGACACCTCACATGCGGACCTATCCCTACCCGTTCTCTGTGGGCCGGACTCCAGCGGCCGAGAAAAAAGCAGGCACGTCGAAACTCAAATCAAACCATTCGTCTAATAAGAACACCAAATCTGTGGGAGAGCATAAGTCTTTAGCCTCTGTGGTAGCCTCACCAGCTATTGCCCTACCATTGCAGCACCCGTCATTAACTTCTGCAGCACCCACCTGCTACACGCTGTCTCCCACTGCTGCCATTTGCTGTGGCTCGGCGCTGGCCAGCCTCACTTCTCAGAGCAGACTGCTGAACCATGTGGAGAAAGGCAACAGCATAGACAAGACAAACGCAGGCTCTCTTAAAACAACACCTCCCTCGGCATCAGAGGACCACACGGCTTGCTCAGCTGAGCTGAGAGATGTACCTCTTGATTTGTCCGCCAAATCAAAACGTCCAAAATGCTTAAGTGACCCTCCAGTTACAACTATTGATCCTCATAATAAAGAACTGAATCAGCGAGATTTTGTGAACTCAAAGAGGACTCACTCTACAACTTATAGTTCAGCTGTGCAATACCCTGTCTTACCCAACACCCACAGAAATGGTTCTCatcaaaagcaaataaacaggCCTCAGAACCACCAGGTCCCAGAGCCCAAACCAAGCTGGGGTAAGGGATCTCCACAGGACCCCATCAAAAACATCCCTGGAACTTACGTTGGTGTTGCTAGCCCCATACTGGCTTCTACTCTACGGGGCAAAGATGGAAAAGGGACTTTTGCGGATGAATTTCAGAGTTTTGCAAAGCAGGAGTTTATATCTATAATCGACCAAGGAGAACATCTGGCCTCAGGGGGAAAGAAGCCATCCTGTCTGATGAAGGGCAACCATCATGCTCACAGTGTCAAGCATGTTAAAAACACCAGCACAGCCATTACTAAGAATTGTCCCTCTAAAGGAGCCCTAACGACTGCCCTGACGAGCTCTCCCAACGCTCAGATTCATCCGAAATCTGGACCTGGCAAAACGGCAGTGCCATACTCGACCACTGTTGTCAACCCAGCTTGGCAACAGCCGCCTCATCTGGCGAACCAAGCCTCGTCCGTTCAGAGAAAAATCACACAAGGATCTCCAAAGACCAAAGGCACCGCAGTGACGGATGGATCTAAGTTCCAGAGTGCCCATCACAGCCCGTCCAAACCTGAGGATGATAAGTGGGAGAGAATCAAGTCTCCCCTGTCGAACCTTGCGTCCATCGTAAAGCAGCAAGCTCTCGAAACAACAGCACTGACAGGCGAGGGTAATACTCAAGCTTCGCCTGTGGCACCGAGAAAAGTTGATGCTCTGACTGGGAGCCAAGACCCCCAATCTAAACATGCATCCACCTTTGAATACCCACCGTACTGGTCTGTGGAAAAATGGCCTGGTGTGCCATCTCAAGGGGATTCAACTCAAGCAACGAAGAGACACGAGAGGACGAACGCCACCGAGCCTTTGGAGAATAAATCAGAGTTAAACACCAGTCAGGGAGAAGATTTGGGACTACAAGTGAAGCAGGGCTCCTCAAAACCTGCTGGCCAGTCTAATATCTTAGTTAGCAATGCATCAACAAACGGTAACAGGATGGAGAGCAAACTAGCCCAGGTGTTAGAGGGGGGGGTATCGAAGAAAGAAAGTGGGGCATCAGACAGTCCTCCCAGTGACAAATTGGAGGGCATGGTTGCGGCTATTCTAACAGGCCAGTGTGCCGGGGGAGGCGACAAGTtcgagaaaaaaacaaatggaaccAAAGAGGAGTCGCCGACCAAAGCGAAAGCTGCTgccatcaaaaaagaaaagaaaaccagccCCAAGAAGCCCCCGAAGGAGAAGTCGCCAACGGGCCCGTCGAAGAAGGCtgcaggaaagaagaagaaagacacagaaaaaaagactccaACCAAAGTGTCTTGTCAGAATAAG CAGAAGAGACAATGTGCACCTGTGCCGGAGCCGAGCCTAACAGCGGGAAAACTTCCTCCGCACACTAAAGAGACGACTCCAAGGGACAAGATCAGTTACGGCAAGGTTGATCAACCAACCCGCAACAAACCGG TTACAGATAGCGGCAGCGGTCCTCGCCGTGAAGAGACTCCAGCGTCTCTTGATAGCGCTGCTGTTCCCAATAAGGAGACCGAAGCGACAGAGAGCTCTTTCCCAAGACTGAGGAGAGGACGGCGGCGAGCTGATGAGGCTCGACTCGACCTCTGGGGCTTTGCAACCccttcccctccacccccaccgatgcctcctccccctgcagctTCTCTTCCACCCTCTCCGACTCCCAGCCAACCCACCCGCCGTCCGAGAGGGAGGCCCCGCTCAAACCCCCTGCCACAGCGCGGGTTTCAGGGCAAGGGCAAGGCAGCCCGCGCCGACGGTGAATCGCCCGCCAATAAGAAACGCCGGCGATGTCGCAGCAAAAAGTATCAGACTGGGGAGTACATCACTGAGAAAGACAAGCTGGAAGATGGAGAGCACCTCCAAGGGTCGGACTCCCAGAGACAGGACGGTGGTGTCCCAGCAG ATCCACGGGCGGATCAGTGTCCGAGTCCCGCTGCCTCCAGTCCCGAGCCGCCTCCTCGGAGGTCCTCGTTCACCCGCTCGGGGACGGTCCGCTACCAGGAGAGCGAGGAGGTCTCGCCAGAGGGCAACGACAAGCCGTCCGGGAAGAGGAAGTTCAAAAGCAAACACTTAAGTGACAACGACGATCAGAAG aTTAAGACCAAACGCAGCAGCCTGGGCAAGCGTGGTGCCTCAGTTGCTCCGGATGATGACGGTGCTGATGCAAAGAGAACAGCAAGCCCTCCACCGGCTCCAAAAACTTTGCCGTCGTCACCTCCGAATAAGAAAGGCACGTCTGGAAAAAGCAGCGGGTCAGAGTCTCCATCCAAGAGGCCTGTCCCCCCAGAGGTCCGGCGCCTGATTGTTAATAAGAATGCCGGGGAGACGTTGCTGCAGCGTGCCGCACGTTTGGGCTATCAG gatgTCGTTCAGTACTGTCTCGAGAAGGACATCAGGGAGGTCAATCGGCGGGATAATGCCGGGTACACTGCTCTCCACGAGGCGTCCTCTCGAGGCTGGACTCAGATTGTCCAGATGCTGCTGAAACACGGGGCCGATGTCAACTGTAGCGCCCAGGACGGAACACG GCCCCTTCATGACGCAGTAGCGAGCGATAACCTTCCGATCGTCTGGTTGCTCCTGAACCACGGTGCGGACCCGACCCTGGCTACCTACTCTGGACACACACCGGTGAAACTGGCTCACAGCCCGAGCATGAAGACCTTCCTCACAG aataTTTCACAGACCTGGAAGGACGGAAGGAACAGGATCCCACTTTACACTGGGATTTCTACAGCAGCTCCCTGTTTG AGACCGACCAGGAGCCCTGCTGGGACTTCCTGCTGtctgaggagaaccaggagctggaggagaacacGGCGGGGAAGACGGACCCGGACCTGGAAAAAGACAGTCTTCTGTTTGAGTTCTCCTCCGAGCCGCTGCTACCCTGCTACCACGTCCAGGTGTCGTTGACCCAGGG CTTTTGCAACTGGTTCCTCCTGACAGACGTCCTGAAGCGCCTCAAGATGTCGGCGCGGATCTTCCGGGCTCGTTACCCGCACCTGGAGGTGGTGAGCCTGCCGCCCGCTGAGCTCTGGAAGCAGGTGTCGGTGAGCCAGGTGAGCTCGGCTCTGGTGTCACCCTACAGAGGCAAACGcaaggaggaggacagcaaggaagaggaggaggaaggactTGTGGATCTGGTGCGATGTGTACCAGAGCTCCAGAGACTACTGGGCTCCTCCATTCACATCCtacaggaggacgaggaggaggaagaggaggaggaggaggaggagacgccGAGGAGCACAGGGAAGCCTCGCTGCCGATAG